One stretch of Weissella koreensis KACC 15510 DNA includes these proteins:
- a CDS encoding MarR family winged helix-turn-helix transcriptional regulator — MLEDDIFTSLIALVTFFNKPSRDKKMVENAHINLDPTAFPIFVGIARMQPTSVGNLADTVGKNHSSVSRQIDKLEKQGLVQTYYSVDDARIRLTELTKHGKRFNDLINETRRQVMREALNDWSDKEKLELKVNLNHLAETMSNIPE, encoded by the coding sequence ATGTTAGAAGATGATATTTTTACAAGCTTGATCGCCTTGGTAACATTTTTTAATAAACCTAGTCGTGATAAAAAAATGGTTGAAAATGCACACATTAATTTAGACCCTACAGCCTTTCCAATTTTTGTCGGTATTGCTAGAATGCAACCAACTAGTGTTGGAAATTTAGCTGATACGGTGGGAAAGAATCATTCCAGTGTGAGTCGGCAAATTGATAAATTGGAAAAACAAGGTTTAGTACAAACGTATTATTCAGTAGATGATGCAAGAATTCGTTTAACAGAGTTAACTAAACATGGTAAACGTTTTAATGACCTCATTAATGAAACTCGACGACAGGTAATGCGCGAAGCCTTGAATGATTGGTCTGATAAAGAAAAGTTGGAATTAAAAGTTAATTTAAATCATCTAGCTGAAACTATGAGTAATATTCCAGAATAG
- a CDS encoding LysR family transcriptional regulator, translated as MYDAKLDTFIQVVESGSFTKAAAQLFISPVSVMKQIESLENATKVKLFNRSTKGVTLTAAGKSIYNSALQLIKASETAVEQAQNISKNEKQVIRIGTSLLRSGSLLIDLWSKVNSGELPFNLKIVPFGDDPSSMQKMLTSLGDTLDCFVGPGDSYEILNGPYKMAVLENKICYCAVPRRNHLAKKESLDWSDLDDESLLLVRRGQSPELDQLRTEIETSHSKINIVNTDNFYDIDAFNLSEQENYIMETLDIWKDLHPALVTIPMKWDYKMPYGIIYSNNASNHVRDFIKESEKLYQN; from the coding sequence ATGTATGACGCGAAACTAGATACATTTATTCAAGTAGTGGAGTCAGGTAGCTTTACAAAAGCTGCGGCTCAATTATTTATTTCACCCGTTTCAGTTATGAAACAAATTGAGTCTTTAGAGAATGCTACCAAAGTTAAATTATTCAATCGTTCCACCAAAGGAGTAACACTAACTGCAGCCGGAAAATCTATATATAACTCAGCTTTACAATTAATTAAAGCCTCAGAAACAGCAGTTGAGCAGGCTCAAAATATTTCTAAAAATGAAAAACAAGTTATCCGAATTGGCACTTCACTATTACGTTCAGGAAGTCTCCTAATTGATCTGTGGTCAAAAGTTAACAGTGGTGAACTTCCATTCAATTTAAAGATTGTTCCTTTTGGTGATGATCCAAGTAGCATGCAAAAAATGCTTACATCATTAGGCGATACTCTTGATTGCTTTGTTGGTCCCGGTGATTCGTATGAAATTTTAAATGGTCCATACAAGATGGCGGTACTTGAAAATAAAATTTGCTATTGTGCCGTTCCACGTCGAAATCACTTAGCTAAAAAAGAAAGTCTTGATTGGTCTGATTTGGACGATGAGTCATTGCTTCTTGTTAGAAGAGGTCAATCTCCCGAACTAGATCAATTACGTACAGAAATTGAAACCAGCCATTCTAAAATAAACATTGTGAATACCGATAATTTCTATGATATTGATGCTTTTAATCTAAGCGAACAAGAAAATTATATTATGGAAACTTTAGATATTTGGAAAGACCTTCATCCAGCTTTGGTCACTATTCCGATGAAATGGGATTATAAAATGCCTTATGGAATTATTTATTCTAATAATGCATCTAATCATGTGCGTGATTTTATTAAAGAAAGTGAAAAATTATATCAAAATTAA
- a CDS encoding quinone oxidoreductase family protein, whose protein sequence is MKAAIINEVGQIPTYGDYAEPVAKAGQVLINVNASALSNLTKMRAMGQHYSVDNQSNFIPGVDGVGNTLDGRRVYFAMTEAPYGGLANQTVVDERMIVPIPDEVDDIMAAAIANPGMSSWAALVYRAGLKPGQTVLINGATGSAGSLAIKIARYLGAGKVIVTGRDDKKLSELEADEFVSFDSTKKADKEGMIKDLKPLASAGIDIVLDYLWGDSALAIMIAVAKSDYKQPTKFITIGSAAGKKEVALPSALFRSSKLELIGSGINSVSVLNLLESIAGVYHMVAQEGLKIPTTVFSLPEIQEAWVAPTAPRAVVKVR, encoded by the coding sequence ATGAAAGCAGCAATTATAAATGAAGTTGGACAGATACCAACTTATGGTGACTATGCAGAACCAGTGGCTAAAGCGGGCCAAGTGTTGATTAATGTAAATGCTTCGGCATTGAGTAACCTCACTAAGATGCGAGCTATGGGTCAACATTATTCGGTAGATAATCAAAGTAATTTTATTCCAGGAGTTGATGGTGTTGGGAATACCCTTGATGGTCGACGAGTATACTTTGCTATGACTGAAGCACCTTATGGAGGACTAGCCAATCAGACCGTAGTGGATGAAAGGATGATCGTTCCGATTCCGGATGAAGTTGATGACATTATGGCAGCAGCTATTGCTAACCCAGGAATGTCATCTTGGGCAGCTTTAGTTTACCGGGCTGGTTTAAAGCCTGGACAAACTGTTTTAATAAATGGCGCAACGGGATCAGCAGGAAGCTTAGCGATAAAAATAGCACGTTATTTAGGTGCTGGTAAAGTTATCGTTACTGGTCGTGATGACAAAAAGTTGTCAGAATTGGAAGCTGATGAATTTGTTTCTTTTGATTCAACTAAAAAAGCTGATAAAGAAGGAATGATTAAGGATTTAAAACCATTAGCTTCAGCAGGAATAGATATTGTATTAGACTATTTATGGGGTGATTCGGCATTGGCAATTATGATAGCAGTAGCGAAAAGCGATTATAAACAACCAACTAAATTTATAACGATTGGAAGTGCTGCAGGTAAAAAAGAAGTTGCCTTACCATCTGCCCTCTTCAGATCATCAAAGTTGGAATTAATTGGAAGTGGGATTAACAGCGTATCCGTCTTGAACTTATTAGAGTCTATAGCAGGGGTTTACCACATGGTTGCTCAAGAAGGACTTAAAATTCCTACAACAGTATTTTCATTACCTGAGATTCAAGAGGCTTGGGTAGCACCGACGGCTCCTAGAGCTGTAGTTAAGGTTCGGTAA
- a CDS encoding cation:proton antiporter, which translates to MNLISIIVIILASITISNFISKLFPQIANTYLNTIFGFGIGLLPWVRNIFPQLNNEVFMLVILAPLLFFDGQRTPIIKIETRLKEIVGSSAVLVLISALIVTFSTHVLLGLNVAFALIIAAISTPTDATGFETIITSRKVDSGVSDRISEEALFNDASGIILLQAGFLWFATGTISFSQNFVQFLFMTIGGAIIGIILSNLVIIIRQLLMRSTFNVNSSQTLLYILTPILIYFIAESLHTSGIIAVVIAGLTHNSESNRSRFVSSRQTVFTLQSISFLTEVLNSVVFFILGISLAKITAVPIPALVPVFFWIGTGILVYFLLILCRFIYSKFKYSVRESIVFSFGGVHGTVTLAMTFIASDYLPNNLFIGLIITETTIILLSFLVPTILFKIILPQSPDPNTREQHLQKIREQAVSIGIKTIENLKVDSEIKEMVLYDLRDQSKRNSIGSFLKQYRQFGTNGTHLNHLKSRNRQQLMIQAFTAERNYLYQLANQIPEQTDLIHEIYSEILYAEILMLDSQNSLV; encoded by the coding sequence ATGAATCTAATCAGCATTATAGTCATTATTTTAGCATCAATCACCATTAGTAACTTTATCTCTAAACTTTTCCCTCAAATTGCGAATACTTATTTGAATACAATCTTTGGTTTTGGTATTGGATTGTTACCATGGGTAAGAAATATATTTCCGCAACTGAATAATGAAGTTTTTATGCTAGTTATTCTAGCACCATTACTTTTTTTCGATGGTCAGCGGACACCGATAATTAAAATTGAAACACGTTTAAAAGAAATAGTTGGTAGCTCAGCCGTTTTAGTTCTTATTTCAGCATTAATTGTGACATTTTCAACCCATGTATTGCTGGGCTTAAATGTAGCATTTGCTTTAATTATTGCTGCCATCAGCACACCGACAGATGCGACTGGATTTGAAACGATAATTACCAGTCGGAAAGTTGACTCGGGTGTTTCTGATCGAATTAGTGAAGAGGCTTTATTTAATGACGCTTCTGGAATTATTTTATTACAAGCAGGATTTTTATGGTTTGCAACGGGAACCATATCTTTTAGTCAAAACTTCGTCCAATTTTTGTTTATGACCATTGGTGGGGCAATAATTGGAATCATTTTAAGTAATTTAGTAATTATAATTAGGCAATTATTGATGCGATCAACATTTAATGTTAATTCTTCGCAAACTTTACTGTATATTTTAACTCCTATTTTGATTTATTTTATTGCTGAAAGTTTACATACCTCCGGGATAATTGCTGTGGTTATTGCTGGATTAACGCATAATAGTGAATCGAATCGAAGTCGTTTTGTATCTTCACGGCAAACAGTTTTTACGTTACAGTCGATTTCTTTCTTAACTGAAGTTTTAAATAGTGTTGTTTTCTTTATTTTAGGAATTTCTTTAGCTAAAATTACAGCTGTTCCAATCCCAGCACTCGTACCTGTGTTCTTTTGGATAGGAACGGGAATTTTAGTATACTTTTTGCTAATACTTTGCCGTTTTATTTATAGTAAATTTAAATATTCTGTAAGGGAAAGTATCGTTTTTAGTTTTGGTGGTGTTCATGGAACAGTCACATTAGCAATGACTTTTATAGCTAGTGATTATTTGCCAAATAATTTATTTATTGGGTTAATTATTACTGAAACAACAATTATTTTACTGAGTTTCTTAGTACCAACCATTCTATTTAAAATTATTCTACCGCAAAGTCCAGATCCCAATACACGTGAACAGCATCTCCAAAAAATTCGGGAGCAGGCAGTATCTATTGGAATAAAGACCATTGAGAATTTAAAAGTTGATTCAGAAATTAAGGAAATGGTACTTTATGATTTACGTGACCAGAGTAAAAGAAACTCAATTGGAAGTTTTCTAAAACAGTATCGCCAATTTGGTACAAATGGAACTCATTTAAATCATTTAAAAAGTCGTAATCGTCAGCAGTTGATGATTCAAGCATTTACGGCCGAGCGCAATTATCTATATCAACTGGCTAATCAAATTCCTGAACAGACTGATCTTATACATGAAATCTATAGTGAAATTTTATACGCTGAAATTCTTATGTTGGACTCTCAAAATAGTCTAGTTTAA
- a CDS encoding Cna B-type domain-containing protein, with the protein MKKTTILSIIILLFSVFLNPSIVVAEAIASPQDTNINFIKNVSITDGSGKNLAGSTVSESTKVQFNMDFEVPNSYTVVPGEKYIMNIDNIIKYRTGVKPIDLKFNGVSMGTVDIINGQAIITFDDSVKTLTNIKGEFSFWSNFDKSQIDYENGNDISLPTSDNPDNKIHLKFSKDSSGGSSGESLISKSLTYDKEDPTIIDWSITVNNVGNAVNNSIFVDRMDPGMEYIAGSTVIKYRNYKGSSEVLKVDNSDLNFIKQGDGSTQVTVNFGELTSKASQDPNAVTSILITYKSRIIDNGVLGRYANHAISFDGNDELAKANSTASWRGQDGGGSGDNNAKDLKGKKIWKDNDNANQLRPDHVVIHLLRNGEQFLTRSALASDDWNYDFTNLAIMDPDGNPYKYEVKEEGIPNYTSKIIETDDGFNIENSLNNDIKTSIVGTKSWEDDNNSEYMRPSSIVINLLQNGNKIDSKVVSADTNWQYKFNNLSLNDKDGEKYEYTVSEDRVPNYLSDVNGYDVTNTFNPDISISGNKTWVDENNAKKTRPASITINLLANGKQVESKKVSAAEDWKYKFSNLNKNDAAGKAIVYTISEDDVDGYTSEINGYNVKNTLLKGITPVLPQKTSVSGSKTWVDENNAKKTRPASITINLLANGKQVESKKVSAAEDWKYKFSNLNKNDAAGKAIVYTISEDDVEGYTSEINGYNVKNTLLKGITPVLPQKTSVSGSKTWVDENNAKKTRPASITINLLANGKQVESKKVSAAEDWKYKFSNLNKNDAAGKAIVYTISEDDVDGYTGEVEGYNVKNTLLKGITPVLPQKTSVSGSKTWVDENNAKKTRPASITINLLANGKQVESKKVSAAEDWKYKFSNLNKNDAAGKAIVYTISEDDVDGYTGEVEGYNVKNTLLKGITPVLPQKTSVSGSKTWVDENNAKKTRPASITINLLANGKQVESKKVSAAEDWKYKFSNLNKNDAAGKAIVYTISEDDVEGYTGEVEGYNVKNTLLKGITPVLPQKTSVSGSKTWVDENNAKKTRPASITINLLANGKQVESKKVSAAEDWKYKFSNLNKNDAAGKAIVYTISEDDVDGYTGEVEGYNVKNTLLKGITPVLPQKTSVSGSKTWVDENNAKKTRPASITINLLANGKQVESKKVSAAEDWKYKFSNLNKNDAAGKAIVYTISEDDVDGYTGEVEGYNVKNTLLKGITPVLPQIPNTPELPVIPDNNNPEDNKDTSNGNDKNDDIVENITKNVETLLPNTASQKLTVTGLISAVLTLLAGMIVWKKRK; encoded by the coding sequence ATGAAAAAAACAACTATATTAAGCATAATAATATTATTATTTAGTGTATTTTTAAATCCGAGTATAGTGGTAGCAGAGGCGATAGCTAGTCCACAAGATACAAACATAAATTTCATAAAAAATGTTTCAATTACCGATGGTAGTGGAAAAAATTTAGCTGGCAGTACTGTCAGTGAAAGTACAAAAGTTCAATTTAATATGGATTTTGAAGTACCAAATAGTTATACAGTAGTCCCTGGCGAAAAATATATTATGAATATTGATAATATCATTAAATATCGAACTGGAGTTAAGCCCATTGATCTTAAATTTAATGGAGTTTCAATGGGAACAGTAGATATTATTAATGGGCAAGCGATTATTACTTTTGATGATAGTGTTAAAACGCTAACTAACATTAAGGGTGAATTTAGTTTTTGGTCAAATTTTGATAAGTCACAAATCGATTATGAAAACGGAAATGATATTTCATTACCAACATCGGACAATCCAGATAATAAAATTCATTTAAAATTTTCTAAGGATAGTAGTGGGGGGTCTAGTGGTGAAAGCCTTATTTCGAAGAGTTTAACATATGATAAAGAGGATCCAACTATTATTGATTGGTCAATCACAGTGAATAACGTTGGTAATGCTGTTAACAATTCTATTTTTGTGGATCGTATGGATCCAGGTATGGAATATATCGCAGGATCTACTGTTATAAAGTATCGTAATTATAAAGGATCTTCTGAAGTTTTAAAGGTCGATAATTCAGATTTAAACTTTATTAAGCAGGGTGATGGTTCCACACAAGTTACCGTTAATTTTGGTGAATTAACTTCTAAAGCTTCACAAGATCCAAATGCTGTTACATCAATTTTAATAACGTATAAATCACGTATTATAGATAATGGTGTATTAGGTAGATATGCAAACCATGCTATTTCTTTTGATGGTAATGATGAATTAGCGAAGGCTAATAGTACTGCTAGCTGGCGTGGTCAAGATGGTGGCGGTAGTGGCGATAATAATGCTAAAGATCTTAAAGGTAAAAAGATTTGGAAGGATAATGATAATGCCAATCAATTACGTCCAGATCATGTTGTTATTCATCTTCTGAGAAATGGTGAACAATTCCTTACTAGATCGGCACTAGCTAGTGATGATTGGAATTATGACTTTACAAATTTAGCTATCATGGATCCGGATGGAAATCCCTATAAGTATGAAGTTAAAGAAGAAGGTATTCCTAACTATACAAGTAAAATCATTGAAACGGATGATGGATTTAACATAGAGAATTCTTTGAATAATGATATTAAAACATCAATTGTCGGTACGAAGAGTTGGGAAGATGATAATAATTCAGAATATATGCGGCCATCATCAATTGTGATTAATTTATTACAAAATGGAAATAAGATTGATTCTAAAGTTGTTAGCGCAGATACTAATTGGCAATATAAATTTAATAATTTATCTTTAAACGATAAAGATGGAGAAAAATACGAATATACTGTCAGTGAAGATAGAGTTCCTAATTATTTAAGTGATGTTAATGGTTATGATGTGACTAACACTTTTAATCCTGATATTTCTATCTCAGGAAACAAAACATGGGTAGATGAAAATAACGCTAAAAAGACCCGCCCAGCAAGTATAACGATCAACTTATTGGCGAATGGAAAGCAAGTAGAATCTAAGAAGGTTTCAGCCGCGGAAGATTGGAAGTATAAGTTTAGTAACTTAAACAAAAATGATGCCGCAGGCAAAGCGATTGTTTATACCATTAGTGAAGATGATGTAGATGGTTATACGAGTGAGATCAATGGGTACAATGTGAAGAATACATTGTTGAAGGGAATTACACCGGTCTTACCACAAAAGACATCAGTTTCAGGAAGTAAGACCTGGGTAGATGAAAATAACGCTAAAAAGACTCGCCCAGCAAGTATAACGATCAACTTATTGGCGAATGGAAAGCAAGTAGAATCTAAGAAGGTATCAGCTGCGGAAGATTGGAAGTATAAGTTTAGTAACTTAAACAAAAATGATGCCGCAGGCAAAGCGATTGTTTATACCATTAGTGAAGATGATGTAGAAGGTTATACGAGTGAGATCAATGGGTACAATGTGAAGAACACATTGTTGAAGGGAATCACACCAGTCTTACCACAAAAGACATCAGTTTCAGGAAGTAAGACCTGGGTAGATGAAAATAACGCTAAAAAGACTCGCCCAGCAAGTATAACGATCAATTTATTGGCGAATGGAAAGCAAGTAGAATCTAAGAAGGTTTCAGCCGCGGAAGATTGGAAGTATAAGTTTAGTAACTTAAACAAAAATGATGCCGCAGGCAAAGCGATTGTTTATACCATTAGTGAAGATGATGTAGATGGTTATACGGGTGAAGTCGAGGGCTACAATGTGAAGAATACATTGTTGAAGGGAATTACACCGGTCTTACCACAAAAGACATCAGTTTCAGGAAGTAAGACCTGGGTAGATGAAAATAACGCTAAAAAGACCCGCCCAGCAAGTATAACGATCAACTTATTGGCGAATGGAAAGCAAGTAGAATCTAAAAAGGTTTCAGCCGCGGAAGATTGGAAGTATAAGTTTAGTAACTTAAACAAAAATGATGCCGCAGGCAAAGCGATTGTTTATACCATTAGTGAAGATGATGTAGATGGTTATACGGGTGAAGTCGAGGGCTACAATGTGAAGAACACATTGTTGAAGGGAATCACACCAGTATTACCACAAAAGACATCAGTTTCAGGAAGTAAGACCTGGGTAGATGAAAATAACGCTAAAAAGACCCGCCCAGCAAGTATAACGATCAACTTATTGGCGAATGGAAAGCAAGTAGAATCTAAGAAGGTATCAGCTGCGGAAGATTGGAAGTATAAGTTTAGTAACTTAAACAAAAATGATGCCGCAGGCAAAGCGATTGTTTATACCATTAGTGAAGATGATGTAGAAGGTTACACGGGTGAGGTCGAGGGCTACAATGTGAAGAATACATTGTTGAAGGGAATTACACCAGTATTACCACAAAAGACATCAGTTTCAGGAAGTAAGACCTGGGTAGATGAAAATAACGCTAAAAAGACTCGCCCAGCAAGTATAACAATCAATTTATTGGCGAATGGAAAGCAAGTAGAATCTAAGAAGGTTTCAGCCGCGGAAGATTGGAAGTATAAGTTTAGTAACTTAAACAAAAATGATGCCGCAGGCAAAGCGATTGTTTATACCATTAGTGAAGATGATGTAGATGGTTATACGGGTGAAGTCGAGGGCTACAATGTGAAGAATACATTGTTGAAGGGAATTACACCGGTATTACCACAAAAGACATCAGTTTCAGGAAGTAAGACCTGGGTAGATGAAAATAACGCTAAAAAGACTCGCCCAGCAAGTATAACGATCAACTTATTGGCAAATGGAAAGCAAGTAGAATCTAAGAAGGTTTCAGCTGCGGAAGATTGGAAGTATAAGTTTAGTAACTTAAACAAAAATGATGCCGCAGGCAAAGCGATTGTTTATACCATTAGTGAAGATGATGTAGATGGTTATACGGGTGAAGTCGAGGGCTACAATGTGAAGAATACATTGTTGAAGGGAATTACACCAGTCTTACCACAAATTCCTAATACCCCAGAGTTACCTGTTATACCAGATAATAATAATCCAGAAGATAATAAAGATACTTCAAATGGAAATGATAAAAATGACGATATTGTTGAAAACATTACGAAGAACGTAGAAACTCTATTGCCCAATACGGCATCACAAAAACTTACAGTAACTGGTTTAATCAGTGCAGTGTTAACATTATTAGCTGGAATGATTGTTTGGAAGAAGCGTAAGTAA
- a CDS encoding aldo/keto reductase: MEYFELNNGVKVPKLGFGTYQMPNSITEKNVTKALDLGYRNIDTAQNYGNEKEVGAAINKSSISRDQIFVTSKVQTSGFNDTKRGIDESLHTAQLDYFDLMIIHCPTIHDEETYHALEAAYKAGKVRAIGLSNFNSQQTQAIINQSDVIPAVNQIETHIYWQQKKMHTYLNEQHILHEAWAPLGEGRTNMLQDPLLKNIAANHQKSVAQTILRFLTQEDIMVIPKSTNPEHIATNLDIFDFQLNANEINEIRNLDHKASTTYWPSSMQEEANY, encoded by the coding sequence ATGGAATATTTTGAATTAAATAATGGTGTAAAAGTACCTAAATTAGGATTTGGAACTTATCAAATGCCTAATAGTATTACAGAAAAAAATGTTACTAAGGCGCTCGACCTTGGTTATCGTAATATCGATACCGCCCAAAATTATGGTAATGAAAAAGAAGTTGGAGCGGCAATTAACAAAAGCAGTATTTCACGAGATCAAATTTTTGTAACTTCGAAGGTCCAGACTTCTGGGTTTAATGATACTAAACGTGGTATTGATGAATCACTTCATACCGCCCAGCTAGATTACTTTGATTTAATGATTATTCATTGTCCAACGATCCACGATGAAGAAACTTATCATGCTCTAGAAGCTGCATATAAAGCTGGTAAGGTAAGGGCTATTGGGTTAAGTAATTTTAATAGTCAACAAACACAAGCAATCATCAATCAAAGTGATGTTATTCCGGCAGTAAACCAAATTGAAACTCATATATATTGGCAGCAAAAGAAAATGCATACCTATCTAAACGAACAACATATCCTGCATGAAGCTTGGGCTCCACTGGGAGAGGGTAGAACGAATATGTTGCAAGACCCGTTGCTTAAAAACATTGCAGCTAATCATCAAAAATCTGTGGCTCAAACCATTTTAAGATTCTTAACCCAAGAAGACATCATGGTGATTCCTAAGTCTACTAATCCTGAACATATTGCTACTAATTTAGACATTTTTGACTTTCAATTAAATGCTAATGAAATTAACGAGATCAGAAATTTAGATCATAAAGCCTCAACCACTTATTGGCCATCATCAATGCAAGAAGAAGCAAATTATTAA
- a CDS encoding DMT family transporter: MFLLFLIPILIGIGVSSQTAINAQLRSYTKSPYLASAISFFIGMLLLIVLTFITKHTIAIPASVFSNNPWWIWLGSITGAFSLTVNILLFAKLGSKLAAVLPISGQIMMGIVIDQFGLFSSPITKLTLIKIIGLVFVILGLLSIVGIFESSKKDSNLSTNRVPHQFIWELLGIFSGVLFAIQTATNGRLGVVLHSPIHAALVTFTVGTIVLIIISFITIAPVLKFNNNGNKLGKKDWWVLIGGILGGINIILIAWLAPQIGTGAVVVISLFGQLGFSILVDQFAFFRSSKIPVTRLQIIGAAVMLVGIVIVYFV; encoded by the coding sequence ATGTTTTTACTATTTTTAATACCTATTTTGATTGGAATTGGTGTATCTAGTCAGACAGCTATCAATGCACAGTTGCGTTCTTACACTAAATCACCATATTTAGCATCAGCCATTTCTTTCTTTATTGGTATGCTATTGCTCATCGTTTTAACTTTTATCACTAAACATACTATTGCAATCCCAGCATCTGTATTTAGTAATAATCCTTGGTGGATATGGTTGGGAAGTATTACTGGTGCATTTAGTCTGACGGTTAATATTTTACTTTTTGCTAAATTAGGAAGCAAATTAGCAGCTGTTTTACCAATTTCTGGACAAATTATGATGGGGATTGTGATTGACCAATTTGGGCTATTTTCTTCTCCAATTACAAAATTAACATTGATTAAAATAATCGGTCTTGTTTTTGTTATTTTAGGCTTGTTAAGTATCGTTGGGATTTTTGAATCTAGTAAAAAAGATTCTAACTTATCTACAAATAGGGTTCCCCATCAATTTATTTGGGAACTATTAGGGATTTTTAGTGGAGTATTATTTGCTATTCAAACAGCAACCAACGGGCGATTAGGAGTAGTACTTCATTCACCAATTCATGCGGCGTTAGTTACCTTTACGGTAGGAACTATAGTTTTAATTATTATAAGTTTTATTACAATAGCTCCTGTTTTAAAATTCAATAATAATGGCAATAAACTGGGTAAAAAAGATTGGTGGGTCCTAATTGGCGGTATTCTTGGTGGAATCAATATTATTCTTATTGCTTGGTTGGCACCACAAATTGGAACAGGGGCGGTTGTAGTTATTTCACTCTTTGGTCAGTTAGGATTTAGCATTTTAGTTGATCAATTTGCATTTTTCAGGTCTTCAAAGATTCCGGTGACGCGGCTTCAAATTATTGGCGCTGCTGTTATGCTTGTAGGAATCGTAATTGTTTATTTTGTATAA
- a CDS encoding NADH-dependent flavin oxidoreductase gives MTYKFLNPITLKHGANLRNRIAMAPTTLDSSFYDGHVSKDEIKYYATRAGGPGMIIVEAAYIEELGKGFPGQISIADDSLIKGLSRIATGIKNGGSKAVLQLHHSGRLTNHNLLNGKQPVGPSPIADPNGGELPRALTSEEVEQVIESYVQAVRRAIEAGFDGIEIHGANKFLPQQFFSRQSNKRQDKWGDKYRFILELIDKISEIVSEMATNHFIIGYRMSPEETFEGGYHYNDSIELAKTISQGGKLDYIHLSQFEAVGTPFVDQDIKTPLVTMFNEALNDDVALITVGGVRNAAQAEKAMDAGTDIVAMGIQLMVDPKWVEKHERHEESAVRYILSPADYDDLNIPEPAVRMWLEGGLKDFVRFAKDE, from the coding sequence ATGACATATAAATTCTTAAACCCGATTACTTTAAAGCATGGTGCAAATCTTAGAAATCGAATCGCTATGGCACCGACAACTTTGGATTCATCTTTTTATGATGGGCATGTTTCTAAGGATGAAATTAAATATTACGCAACTCGAGCTGGTGGACCAGGGATGATAATTGTTGAAGCAGCCTATATAGAGGAATTAGGTAAGGGATTTCCAGGACAAATAAGTATTGCTGATGATAGTCTGATTAAAGGATTATCAAGGATTGCAACTGGTATAAAAAATGGTGGATCAAAAGCAGTTTTACAGTTACATCATTCTGGTCGTCTAACTAATCATAATTTATTAAACGGAAAACAACCCGTTGGTCCTTCTCCAATTGCAGATCCCAATGGAGGTGAGTTACCAAGAGCGTTAACAAGTGAAGAAGTTGAGCAAGTAATAGAATCTTATGTTCAGGCCGTAAGAAGAGCAATTGAGGCCGGATTTGATGGGATTGAAATTCATGGGGCGAATAAATTTTTACCGCAACAATTTTTCTCACGTCAATCAAATAAACGTCAGGATAAATGGGGAGATAAATACAGATTTATTTTAGAATTAATCGATAAAATATCTGAAATTGTATCTGAGATGGCAACGAATCATTTTATTATTGGATATCGAATGAGCCCAGAAGAAACCTTTGAGGGTGGATATCATTATAATGATTCAATAGAATTAGCTAAAACTATCAGTCAAGGTGGAAAGCTTGATTATATTCATTTGTCTCAATTTGAAGCAGTTGGAACGCCTTTTGTAGATCAAGATATAAAAACGCCTTTAGTAACTATGTTTAATGAAGCTTTGAATGATGATGTTGCATTGATTACGGTTGGTGGAGTTCGAAATGCTGCGCAAGCTGAAAAGGCCATGGATGCAGGCACTGATATTGTTGCTATGGGTATTCAGCTGATGGTTGATCCTAAATGGGTTGAAAAACATGAGCGGCATGAAGAAAGTGCCGTGCGCTATATCTTATCTCCGGCTGATTATGATGATTTAAATATTCCTGAACCTGCAGTTAGAATGTGGCTAGAGGGTGGATTAAAGGATTTTGTTCGGTTTGCCAAAGATGAATAA